The Microbacterium limosum sequence GGCAGCGGCGGACGCTCGGGGTAGGCGGTGCCGGAGTAGGGCGCAGCCGGAGCGGTCGGGGCCGCGTTCGCGTGCGCCGAGGCAGGCACTCGCTCCGCGTCTGTGGCGCCGGCGCCCTGCTCCTCGTGCGCGGCGGGCTGTGTCGTGTCGTGGTGGTCGTCGTCGTCGGGGCGGACGCCCAAGTTCTCGCTCATCGATGCTCCTTCGTCCAAAGCCCTCTCACCATCCCGCGCGATCCTGTGGGATTCTTATGACGCCGCCCCATTTCGGCTATGCGTACGCGTTGGCCTGGCCTTGAGCGCGGCCCGACGGACCGGAAAGGCGGGCGATGTGACCACGCTACCGGGGGCCTGGCGCCGTGCGGCCGGCGGGGCGGGATTGCTCTCCTCCGACGGTGTCGTGGCGCCCACGATCTTCGCCGAGATGAGCGCGCTCGCGGCGAGCACGGGTGCGATCAACCTCGGACAAGGGTACCCGGACGAGGACGGGCCGGCCGAGGTCCTCGAGGCCGCGCGCCAGGCGATCGCAGACGGGGCGAACCAGTATCCGCCGGGCCGCGGCATCCCCCGGCTGCGTGAGGCAGTGGCCGACCACCAGCGCCGGTTCTACGGCGTCCACCTCGACCCCGAGCGCGAGGTGATCATCACCGCCGGCGCGACCGAGGCCCTCGCGGCGACGGTGCTGGCGCTCGTGGACTCCCCGGACGACGAGGTCGTCGTCTTCGAGCCGTACTACGACGCCTATGCGGCGCTCGTCGCTCTCGCGGGGGCCCGCCTGGTTCCCGTCCCCCTCGAGTGGCCGCTGTTCCAGCCCGACCTCGATCGGCTCGAGTCGGCAGTCACGGATCGCACGCGTCTCATCATCGTCAACGACCCGCACAACCCCACGGGGGCGGTCTTCGACGCCGACGTGCGCGAGCGCATCGTCGCGCTGGCCGAGCGCCATGACGCCATCGTCGTCACCGACGAGGTCTACGAACACCTCCGGTTCGGCACCCCCCACGTGCCGATCGCGACGCTGCCCGCAGCGCAGGAGCGCACCCTCACGATCTCGTCGGCCGGCAAGACCTTCTCGGTGACCGGCTGGAAGATCGGGTGGCTGTCGGGCCCGGAGCCGCTCGTGACCGCCGTCCTCGCCGTGAAGCAGTTCCTCACCTACGTGAACGGCTCTCCCTTCCAGCCGGCCGTCGCCGCGGGCCTCCGGCTGCCAGACGCGTTCTTCACGGGGATCGCCGACGAGATGCGTCGAAAGCGCGACCTGCTCGGCTCGGGCCTCCGGCTGGCCGGTTTCGACGTCGGCGTGCCCTCGGGCTCGTATTTCACCGTCGCCGACGCGGCGCCGCTCGGTGTCACCGACGCCGTCGCGTTCTGCCGGGCGCTCCCCGAGCGGACAGGGGTCGTCGCCATCCCCCTGACGGCGTTCGTGTCGCCGGAGCACCGGGGCCGTTACGCCACGATGGTGCGCTTCGCCGCGTGCAAGCGCCCCGGGGTCCTCCGGCGCGCGGGCGCAGCCCTCGCCGGCCTGCGGCCCTGAGCGGGCACGCTCAGCGAGGCACGACGCGGTAGCGGCGCAGCTGCAGCGCCGGATTCACCCGCCGCACGTCCTCGAGCGCCTCGAGCGAGACGACGGCGACCGCGACATCCGACGCCGTGCCCACGGCCGCCAGGGTCACCCCCTGGGGATCGACGACGCCGCTGTGCCCCACCCCGAGGGGCGGAGGATGATCGGCCGCGGCGACGAAGAGGGTGTTCTCGATCGCCCGGGCCGCCAGCAGGGTGCGCCAGTGGTGCTCCTTCAACGGCCCCCGGACCCACTCGGCCGGCACGAGCACGACGTGCGCCCCGGCATCCGCGCACGTCCGCGTCACCTCCGGGAACCGGAGGTCGTAACACGTCTGCAGAGCGAAGCGGATGCCGCGGCACTCGAACGTCTGCGGATCGCTGATCGCACCGGGCTCCACCCAGTCGGACTCGCGCTGCCCGAAGGCGTCGTAGAGGTGCGTCTTGCGGTACGTCGCACGGAGACCCGTCGCATCCACCGCGACGACGGTGTTCCGCACCCGTACGCCGTCGGTCGCCGTCTCGAGGAGCCCCGCGACGATCACGGCACCCGTCGCGGCGGCCGTCTCGCGCAGTGCCGAGACGAAGGGACCGTCCAGCGTCTCGGCGTTCTCGCGCAACGAGCTGTCGAACGGGTGGATGAAGTAGCTCGAATACTCGGGGAAGAGCACGACGTGCGCTCCTCGCGCGACCGCGCGTTCGGTCAGCTCCCGCACCGTGGCGATGTTCTCCGGCCGGGAGTCGGTCGGTGCGAACTGCGCGACGGCGAGGCCGAGCGTGCCGTCGTGTGTCGGAGAGTTCACGTCGAAGACCCCCCGCCGCGCACGCGCCAGACGACCGGAACGACGATCCAGAGCACGACGATCGTCGCACCGAGCCCGGCCGCGGCGACGAGAGCTGCCGCCTCACCGACGACGACGTCGAACACGAAGGCGACCACCCCCACGACCAGCACCGACACCGTGATCAGCGCCGTGAGCAGCGCGGCGTGTCCGTATCCGACGATGCGCTTCTTCTCGTGCTGGCGGAACAGGACGCGGTGAAGGGCGACGGGTGCGAGGGCGATGATCGTGCTGACCGCCGCGGCGACGATGAGGAAGAGGTAGAACGCACGCTGTCCGCCCGTCAGATCTCCGAAGGCCGGCTGGAAGGCCAGTGCGAGCAGGAATCCGGTGAGGATCTGGGTTCCCGTCTGCAGCACGCGCAGCTCTTGGAGCAGCTCGATCCAGTTGCGGTCGTACCGCTCGGTCTCGGTCTCGTCCCGTCCGTCGGCGATGTCGTCGGTGCGCGCACGATCGCGGCGTCTCCGGCCGAAAGACCCCGCCCCGGCATCCTGCGCGGCACTCATACGCCCATCCTCGCGGTGCGGCGCGGCGCGGACAACTCGGGCGGGGACGCGGCCCTGCCCGACGCGGACGGAACGATCCAGCCGCAAGACGGGGACAATGAGAAAAGGCCCCTTCACCAGCTATTTCTGGTGAAGGGGCCTTCTCTTCTCGTTGCGGGGACAGGATTTGAACCTGCGACCTCTGGCGTTCGTCATCGCGGATGTCGCTCGTCGGCAGGCGGAACAGGAAGCGTTCGATCAGGATGTCGCGTACGACGCGGATGAGTCCGCGTACGTGTGAACGCAGTCGTCAGTTCCCGCTCGTCAGCGATGAGAGGAACGCGCGGAGTTCGCGATCAGGGTACGTGTGGCTGGTGCGGAGCGGGCCGCATGGCGTGTGTGCGGACATCATGGATAGCTCGCGCAGATCATCGGTGCGCTCGCGGCGGTGACCCGCGAGGAAGATGAACTCGTTCATCACCCCGACGACCTGTCGGTCTGCCGTCGGCGCAACCCTGATGTCGCGCATCCGGGCGTGCTCGTGATCGATGACTTGCTCGGGTACGCCGTGATCGCGGAGTGCGGATGCCACGACGTCCGGAACGCGGTCCGTGAGCGTCTTCGCGGGGGCGAGCGGCGCGAACACGGGCAGCAGGGTCCGGGCGTTCACGAGAAGCACCAGCGGTCGACGCCACGCGATGAGATTCCCGTACCAGTCGCCGAGCATCGTCGTCGACTCCTTTTCGTCGGTGGGCGCGACACCGCCGATCTTGTCACGGAGCTTCTTCGTGGCACGGAGGATCAACACCTCTCCATCATGCGCGGTCGATCGCGTTGACAGCGACGAGTCCGCTCCCTATGAGCCTGCTTATCGCGCCGAGGATCGGGGTGGGTGCAGGTCGATTGTGGGCGCATGGTCCCCGTCGACCCCGCGCTTGCGCAGCAGTTCGACCACATCTTATCTTCGAGTGCCCTGCGCGATAGAGACGATCGCGCAGGGCACTCGTCGACGCGATGGCGTCGACATTCAAGCTGCATCGAGCGTTCCGGCTCTCTCTGGCAACCCCCAATCCTGCTCGGGGCCAACGATGAGGATGGATGCCTCTCTGAGCGCGTCTGACGTCACGTCACATCCATGCGTCGTTGGACCCCCTGCTCCCAGCGAGATTGCCGATACCGGCGCTACGAGTACGAGAGACTGCTGTGGCGCTAATAAGCTGGCCGCACCACGCCCCGCTGCGGGTCACCAATGGGAATCGGCCACAAACGGGTGACCTCGGGGCTGCCGACGAGCAAGCCATCGAGCGCGCGGTTCAGCTCATCAACGATTCGGCCTTGCGAGTGAAGGTCGAGGTCATGCTCGCTTGCCCACCGTTCGAACATCACGATCCGCCCGGTCTTCTCTTCCTCCTGAATGCAGTAGAGGTCACAACCCTGCTCGCCATGGACCCGTGGAATGTACTTCCTCATCACTTCCAGCACTTGGCTGCGCGCACCGGGAGCGGGTGTAAAGATCGCGAGAACCGTGATGGGGTCTGTCTGCATCATTGGGCTCCAGCTCTGTGGGGTTGATTCATCGACCGAGCGCGCGCATGACGCGCAGGAGAGTATCGGAGGCGCCGACGTTACCCGGCACAACGACGTACAGCCGTTCTCGCCCGTCAAAGGCGCTCAGCTGCCAGAGAGAAACGCCGGGCAAGATCTGCCCAAGGACCCGGGCACTTGAGGCGCCAAGCGCGCTTCGAGCGATCTCTGCCGATGTAATGCCGCCCTTGGCGACGACGACATCGACCCTCGGTACGATTTCGCGTGCAGCGTGGACTAGCCCGCGCATGACCCTCTCCCCGTGGTGGAGTCCGTTGTCCGTGCCACGGCGGTTGCGTTCAGACGAGATGATTGTCACGTCAATATCA is a genomic window containing:
- a CDS encoding aminotransferase class I/II-fold pyridoxal phosphate-dependent enzyme, yielding MTTLPGAWRRAAGGAGLLSSDGVVAPTIFAEMSALAASTGAINLGQGYPDEDGPAEVLEAARQAIADGANQYPPGRGIPRLREAVADHQRRFYGVHLDPEREVIITAGATEALAATVLALVDSPDDEVVVFEPYYDAYAALVALAGARLVPVPLEWPLFQPDLDRLESAVTDRTRLIIVNDPHNPTGAVFDADVRERIVALAERHDAIVVTDEVYEHLRFGTPHVPIATLPAAQERTLTISSAGKTFSVTGWKIGWLSGPEPLVTAVLAVKQFLTYVNGSPFQPAVAAGLRLPDAFFTGIADEMRRKRDLLGSGLRLAGFDVGVPSGSYFTVADAAPLGVTDAVAFCRALPERTGVVAIPLTAFVSPEHRGRYATMVRFAACKRPGVLRRAGAALAGLRP
- a CDS encoding carbon-nitrogen hydrolase family protein, producing MNSPTHDGTLGLAVAQFAPTDSRPENIATVRELTERAVARGAHVVLFPEYSSYFIHPFDSSLRENAETLDGPFVSALRETAAATGAVIVAGLLETATDGVRVRNTVVAVDATGLRATYRKTHLYDAFGQRESDWVEPGAISDPQTFECRGIRFALQTCYDLRFPEVTRTCADAGAHVVLVPAEWVRGPLKEHHWRTLLAARAIENTLFVAAADHPPPLGVGHSGVVDPQGVTLAAVGTASDVAVAVVSLEALEDVRRVNPALQLRRYRVVPR
- a CDS encoding DUF6328 family protein, with the translated sequence MSAAQDAGAGSFGRRRRDRARTDDIADGRDETETERYDRNWIELLQELRVLQTGTQILTGFLLALAFQPAFGDLTGGQRAFYLFLIVAAAVSTIIALAPVALHRVLFRQHEKKRIVGYGHAALLTALITVSVLVVGVVAFVFDVVVGEAAALVAAAGLGATIVVLWIVVPVVWRVRGGGSST
- a CDS encoding DUF6933 domain-containing protein; amino-acid sequence: MLILRATKKLRDKIGGVAPTDEKESTTMLGDWYGNLIAWRRPLVLLVNARTLLPVFAPLAPAKTLTDRVPDVVASALRDHGVPEQVIDHEHARMRDIRVAPTADRQVVGVMNEFIFLAGHRRERTDDLRELSMMSAHTPCGPLRTSHTYPDRELRAFLSSLTSGN
- a CDS encoding putative quinol monooxygenase: MMQTDPITVLAIFTPAPGARSQVLEVMRKYIPRVHGEQGCDLYCIQEEEKTGRIVMFERWASEHDLDLHSQGRIVDELNRALDGLLVGSPEVTRLWPIPIGDPQRGVVRPAY